Genomic segment of Xanthomonas sp. DAR 35659:
CTGGCGATCTGGTACTTCGTCTCCGGCCGCTGGCACGAGGACACCGACGACGCCTACGTGCAGGGCAACCTGGTGCAGATCACGCCGATGGTCGCCGGCACCGTGGTCAGCATCGGCGCCGACGACGGCATGCGCGTGGAGCGCGGCCAGTTGCTGGTCAAGCTCGACCCGGCCGACACTGAGGTCGCGCTGCAGCAGGCCGAAGCCAATCTGGCGCGCACGGTGCGCCAGGTGCGCGGCCTGTACCGCACCGTGGAAGGCGCGCAGGCCGAACTGTCGGCGCAGCAGGTGACCCTGCAGCGCGCCCGCGCCGACGTCGCCCGCCGCACCAGCCTGGTCGCCAGCGGCGCGATCTCCGCCGAAGAGCTGGCGCATGCGCGCGACCAACTGGCCGCCGCCGAGGCCGCGGTCAGCGGTTCGCGCGAGACGGTGGAGCGCAACCGCGCGCTGATCGACGACAACGGCGTGGCCCACCAGCCCGACGTGCAGGCCGCCGCCGCGCAGGTGCGCCAGGCGTTCCTCAACAACGCCCGCAGCGCCATCGTCGCGCCGGTCACCGGCTACGTCGCGCGGCGTTCGGTGCAGGTCGGGCAGCGCGTGCAGCCGGGCGCCGCGCTGATGGCGGTGGTGCCGCTGGAGCAGGTGTGGGTGGAAGCCAACTTCAAGGAAACCCAGCTCAAGCACATGCGCCTGGGCCAGCCGGTGGAACTGGAGTCGGATCTGTACGGCGGCGCGGTGCGCTACCAGGGCACGGTGCAGAGCCTGGGCCTGGGCACCGGC
This window contains:
- a CDS encoding efflux RND transporter periplasmic adaptor subunit, which encodes MNQTTTPDSSAPAPSRRGKLLRGLAVVVVLVLIALAIWYFVSGRWHEDTDDAYVQGNLVQITPMVAGTVVSIGADDGMRVERGQLLVKLDPADTEVALQQAEANLARTVRQVRGLYRTVEGAQAELSAQQVTLQRARADVARRTSLVASGAISAEELAHARDQLAAAEAAVSGSRETVERNRALIDDNGVAHQPDVQAAAAQVRQAFLNNARSAIVAPVTGYVARRSVQVGQRVQPGAALMAVVPLEQVWVEANFKETQLKHMRLGQPVELESDLYGGAVRYQGTVQSLGLGTGSAFSLLPAQNASGNWIKIVQRVPVRIAIDPKQLAQNPLRIGLSMKVDVNLHQQHGGVLPTKFASGTLLDTDVYAQQLSQADEAIAQIIHANLPDAAKAN